Proteins co-encoded in one Bremerella sp. TYQ1 genomic window:
- a CDS encoding helix-turn-helix domain-containing protein has product MSTNTTSVNATRLLTRQEAADLLGIRPQTLAKWATTKSHSLPIVRIGGAVRYRLEDLEKFIADNTQY; this is encoded by the coding sequence ATGTCCACCAATACCACTAGCGTCAACGCTACTCGACTTTTGACCCGCCAAGAAGCTGCCGATTTACTCGGCATTCGCCCTCAGACACTCGCGAAATGGGCCACGACGAAGAGTCATTCTCTGCCGATCGTTCGCATTGGTGGCGCCGTGCGTTACCGGCTCGAGGACTTGGAAAAGTTCATTGCCGACAATACTCAATACTAG
- a CDS encoding helix-turn-helix domain-containing protein, producing MVSDSAPEQVDRLLLRKDEMAKALGICPRLLHNWEKHEGLPVVRIRGSIRYSPDAVRTWIAERTTRAIESPKSE from the coding sequence ATGGTTTCAGATTCCGCACCTGAGCAAGTAGATCGTCTTCTCCTAAGGAAAGACGAGATGGCCAAGGCCCTGGGGATCTGTCCGCGGCTGCTTCACAACTGGGAGAAGCATGAAGGTCTGCCCGTCGTCCGTATCCGAGGGTCAATCCGGTACAGCCCAGACGCGGTGCGGACATGGATCGCAGAACGTACAACCCGCGCGATTGAATCGCCCAAGAGTGAGTAA